GCCGGGCACCTCGTGCGCCGCGAGTCCCACGACCGCGGCCAGCGCCTGTTCCGTTACGGTCACGCTTCCCTTCAACGTTCACCTCCGAATCTCGATCAAGCGGGCCTCCACCGTACCGAACCCCTGGCCGTACACCAGGTACACCGGGAAGCGGCCCGCGTCCTGAGAGAACCACACCTCCACCCGGACCCCGCCCTCCGTGAACCGGTACCCTCGAGCCTCGAACACCCCCGCCGGGACCGCCACGCGCCGCACGGGCAGGTGCTCGAGCTCGCCTTGGATCAGGCCGACGAAGTCCACGAACTGGAGCGTGCGGGTCTCCGGATGCACCCGGATATGATACAAGACCGATAGGTCATCCAGCACGTTCACCTCAGGGGAGCGGTACCGGTATCGCGCCCCTGAAACCTCCACCACGGTCGCGGTGAGTGCACCGTCCACGACGGCGATGATGCGTTTGGTTCCCTGCATGGGAACGACCAGTTCCTTCTCGAAACGCACGCTGTAGAGGGCGCCGTTCGCCCAGCTTTCGGCCTTCAGGGCGTACCCCAGCGCGCGTCCCACCCCGTCCGGCTCGATGCGGCCCACCAGGTGCCACAACGCCCCCTCGCGGCGCGCCTCGAGGACCTGCCGCCCGACCGGGATCCCCTTCCAGCGCACCTGGTAGACGAGGCGTTCCCCGTCCGTCCAGGGAACCGGAGGCGCCGCGAGGCCCCAGCCGAGGGCGAGCAGCGCAAGGCCCAACAGCACAACGCGCACGCCCCTAGCCTACCCTCTAGCCGCCGGGGGTCACACCGCCTCCCCTTTGAAGACCCGCTTGATCTTCAGTTTGAACCCGTCGCCTTCCGCCACCGCGACGAGCCGCCCCTGCTTGTTCGTCAGGGCAACCAAGCCCCGCGCAGGAATCGGCAAGGGCACCCCCTCGATCACCCGGCGCACCTCAGCGTGCGCGAGCTCCACCACCGGGTAGGGCAGCACCTCGGTCTCCCGCAGCGCGGCCTGCGGGGAGAGCGCGTCCAGCCGCACGGTCTCCTCCAGGCTCACCCGCCCCACCCGGGTGCGGACCAGGCCGGAGAGGAAAGCCTTCGTGCCCAGCATCGCCCCCAAATCCCGCGCGAACGCGCGCACGTACGTTCCGGAACCCACGGCGAGCCGCACCACCGCGGTGGGGTACCGCCCGAGCGGCTTGGGCAAAGTCACGCGTCGCCCGCGGGCGTCCAGCCGCCACCCAGAAGGCCCCGGCGCGATCCGGTGCGCGCGCACCTCAGGGTCGAAGCTCAAGAGCGCCACCTCGCGGTACGCGACCGGGCGCGGCTCGAGCACAAGCCGTTTCCCCTGCCGCGCCGCCTCGTAGGCCCGCACCCCCCCCACCTTGACCGCGGAGTACGCGGGCGGCACCTGCTCCTTAAGGGTGAGGAAGTGCTGAAGGGCCTGCTCGAGATCGCGCGGGGTGAAGGTGGGAGGCGGCCCCTCCTCCAAAGGGCCCTCCGCGTCGAGGGTGGGGGTGGTGGCCCCGAAGCTCACCCAGGCGATGTACTCCTTGT
This region of Marinithermus hydrothermalis DSM 14884 genomic DNA includes:
- the truB gene encoding tRNA pseudouridine(55) synthase TruB yields the protein MALYAVDKPLGLTSHDVVDRARERLGTRKVGHTGTLDPLATGVLVLASGPSTKLVSFLTGEDKEYIAWVSFGATTPTLDAEGPLEEGPPPTFTPRDLEQALQHFLTLKEQVPPAYSAVKVGGVRAYEAARQGKRLVLEPRPVAYREVALLSFDPEVRAHRIAPGPSGWRLDARGRRVTLPKPLGRYPTAVVRLAVGSGTYVRAFARDLGAMLGTKAFLSGLVRTRVGRVSLEETVRLDALSPQAALRETEVLPYPVVELAHAEVRRVIEGVPLPIPARGLVALTNKQGRLVAVAEGDGFKLKIKRVFKGEAV
- a CDS encoding DUF3108 domain-containing protein; translated protein: MRVVLLGLALLALGWGLAAPPVPWTDGERLVYQVRWKGIPVGRQVLEARREGALWHLVGRIEPDGVGRALGYALKAESWANGALYSVRFEKELVVPMQGTKRIIAVVDGALTATVVEVSGARYRYRSPEVNVLDDLSVLYHIRVHPETRTLQFVDFVGLIQGELEHLPVRRVAVPAGVFEARGYRFTEGGVRVEVWFSQDAGRFPVYLVYGQGFGTVEARLIEIRR